One window of Phycisphaeraceae bacterium genomic DNA carries:
- a CDS encoding FAD-binding protein, with product MTRRSLPVLALDARPTNGAVATRISAFEQHLSSVLKHPTSEVRFDHHNRMLYATDASMYQVEPLGVVVPGSIDDSIAAVCACAEFGVAMLPRGGGTSLAGQCTNHAVVIDFSAHCTDVVSVDAERKRCTAHVGITLEQLNIQIAHTGLFFAPDPASARQCTVGGCIGNNAAGARSIKYGRTSENVLGVRVCLPDGMVVQFCKGEALRDDRVREITMRVVDVVQRHRELIRERFPTTLRRNAGYNLDLMLDQIERAGIGASIEHVLAEINLAQLVCGSEGTLCTVLEADLKLHRVSTARGLAVIGFMSIEDAITKLPEILKTQPSAVEMLDDFVIRAASQNIEYRGYVDLLPKINGEMPGAVLYVEYEASSHTSERSDCLASLRACIGDAPMHEYTDAEGMARAWKLRKAGEPLLHGLPGDRKPVSFVEDNAVPVERLTEFVHRFKQLCAKHDVQAAFWAHASVGVLHIRPMVNLRDIHDQQIMLDIAQQAAAIAKACDGVMSGEHGDGRVRGPLLEQHYGPELMHAFREIKRIFDPRNLLNPGNIVEPGPIESILQNTRINPHNDRNNPAVDVLKTETYFDYADQHGLLGAVEQCNGSGVCRKRTENTMCPSYRATLDERHSPRGRANALRLAVTGQLSSDPAIAWNDEEMKETLDLCLSCKACKSECPSNVDVAKMKSEYLAQSYRVRGRVPLSAKLFANVRTINRAGSIMPGLANAIVGWAPGRRVAQHLFGIDEDRSLPQFERPLSRSFRREDITTGDKLPSLSTKTVLLFGDCFSMYNETSIGTSAKRLLEAFGYRVILADVGCCSRPAVSSGLLEQAQQEARDTTHSLGQVVEHVMPEAVLFLEPSCHSAAIDDWLSLKLSVSREKREYLASRCMLVEQFLDMRWDTHPTRPQFTQSTCDVLLHGHCHQKALAGIDSSANMLRRVLGDRLRVLDTGCCGMAGAFGMTKEHAEISRNVAELSLLPAVRDAKAGDIICATGTSCRHQLFDLADVYAQHPVEVIASLLQ from the coding sequence GTGACTCGACGATCACTCCCAGTTCTCGCTCTCGACGCCAGACCAACCAATGGTGCAGTCGCGACCCGGATCTCTGCATTTGAGCAGCACCTTTCCAGTGTGCTCAAGCACCCCACGTCGGAGGTGAGATTCGATCACCATAATCGGATGTTGTACGCAACCGATGCGTCGATGTATCAGGTCGAGCCTCTTGGTGTGGTTGTTCCAGGATCCATCGACGACAGTATCGCTGCAGTCTGCGCGTGCGCGGAGTTCGGCGTAGCCATGCTCCCGCGCGGTGGCGGAACGAGCCTTGCTGGCCAGTGTACGAATCATGCTGTTGTTATCGATTTCTCTGCACATTGTACAGATGTCGTGAGTGTTGATGCGGAACGCAAGCGCTGTACCGCACATGTGGGAATCACACTCGAACAGCTGAATATTCAGATTGCGCACACGGGATTGTTCTTCGCGCCGGATCCTGCAAGCGCAAGGCAGTGCACCGTCGGGGGCTGCATCGGTAACAACGCAGCAGGCGCGCGATCGATCAAGTATGGGCGCACGAGTGAGAATGTGCTGGGTGTCCGTGTGTGTCTGCCAGATGGAATGGTTGTCCAGTTCTGTAAAGGAGAAGCGCTGCGAGATGATCGAGTGCGAGAGATCACGATGCGCGTGGTTGATGTTGTTCAGCGACATCGTGAACTGATCCGGGAGCGATTCCCCACAACGCTTCGCCGGAACGCAGGGTACAACCTTGATCTGATGCTGGATCAGATCGAGCGCGCAGGTATTGGCGCATCGATAGAACACGTTCTGGCCGAGATTAATCTCGCGCAGCTTGTGTGCGGATCCGAGGGCACATTGTGTACGGTCCTTGAAGCCGATCTGAAACTACACAGAGTTTCTACGGCCCGTGGACTCGCTGTTATTGGATTTATGTCTATTGAAGATGCGATCACAAAGCTACCCGAGATATTGAAAACACAGCCATCCGCGGTGGAGATGCTGGATGATTTCGTGATCCGAGCTGCTTCGCAAAACATCGAGTATCGCGGGTATGTTGACCTATTGCCGAAGATCAATGGGGAGATGCCCGGCGCAGTGCTGTACGTTGAGTACGAGGCTTCGTCACATACGAGCGAACGAAGCGATTGTTTGGCATCGCTGCGGGCCTGCATCGGTGACGCGCCGATGCACGAATATACCGATGCGGAAGGCATGGCGCGTGCGTGGAAACTACGCAAGGCTGGCGAGCCCTTGCTGCACGGCTTGCCGGGGGATCGCAAGCCGGTCAGTTTCGTTGAGGACAATGCGGTACCAGTCGAGCGTCTGACCGAGTTTGTACATCGATTCAAACAACTCTGCGCAAAGCACGATGTGCAGGCTGCTTTCTGGGCGCACGCGTCAGTGGGGGTGCTTCATATCAGGCCGATGGTAAACCTGCGCGACATACACGATCAGCAGATCATGCTGGATATTGCGCAACAAGCAGCAGCCATTGCCAAAGCGTGTGATGGTGTGATGAGCGGCGAGCATGGCGACGGGCGCGTGCGCGGGCCGTTGCTTGAACAGCACTATGGTCCCGAACTCATGCACGCGTTCCGTGAAATCAAACGCATCTTTGATCCGCGCAACCTGCTCAACCCCGGCAACATTGTTGAGCCGGGCCCGATCGAATCGATCCTGCAGAACACGCGCATCAACCCGCACAACGATCGAAACAATCCAGCTGTTGATGTCCTGAAGACCGAGACATACTTCGACTACGCCGATCAGCATGGCCTACTGGGTGCGGTTGAGCAGTGCAATGGGTCCGGTGTGTGCAGGAAACGCACAGAAAACACGATGTGCCCGAGCTATCGAGCAACGCTCGACGAGCGTCACTCGCCGCGCGGGCGCGCGAATGCGCTGCGTCTTGCTGTAACAGGGCAGCTTTCATCTGATCCTGCGATTGCATGGAACGATGAGGAGATGAAAGAAACTCTCGATCTGTGTCTCTCGTGCAAAGCCTGCAAGTCCGAATGTCCGAGCAATGTTGATGTTGCAAAGATGAAGAGCGAATATCTCGCGCAGTCGTATCGCGTGCGGGGACGAGTGCCGTTGAGTGCAAAGCTCTTTGCGAATGTGCGCACGATCAATCGCGCTGGATCGATAATGCCGGGTCTTGCAAATGCAATTGTTGGATGGGCACCAGGTCGTCGTGTTGCACAGCATCTCTTCGGCATTGATGAGGATCGCTCATTGCCGCAGTTTGAAAGGCCGCTGTCACGTTCGTTTCGGCGAGAAGATATTACAACCGGCGATAAACTCCCGAGTCTCAGTACGAAAACGGTTCTGCTGTTTGGTGATTGTTTCTCGATGTACAACGAGACATCGATTGGCACGAGTGCGAAGAGGTTGCTTGAAGCGTTCGGGTATCGCGTGATTCTTGCTGATGTCGGGTGTTGCAGCAGACCGGCAGTCTCATCTGGATTGCTCGAACAAGCACAACAGGAAGCACGCGACACAACTCATTCGCTTGGGCAAGTGGTTGAGCATGTGATGCCCGAAGCTGTGTTGTTCCTTGAGCCGTCATGCCATTCCGCAGCGATCGACGACTGGCTGAGTCTAAAACTATCTGTTTCTCGCGAAAAACGCGAGTATCTCGCATCTCGGTGCATGCTCGTCGAGCAGTTTCTCGATATGCGCTGGGATACTCACCCAACGCGGCCACAGTTTACGCAATCGACATGCGATGTCCTGCTGCACGGTCACTGCCATCAGAAGGCGCTTGCAGGGATTGACTCGAGCGCAAACATGCTCAGGCGTGTGCTCGGAGACAGACTGCGCGTGCTCGATACTGGCTGTTGTGGCATGGCTGGCGCGTTTGGCATGACAAAGGAGCACGCAGAGATCTCCCGTAATGTTGCAGAGCTTTCACTGTTGCCCGCGGTAAGGGATGCAAAGGCGGGTGACATCATCTGCGCGACGGGGACATCGTGCAGACACCAGCTTTTCGATCTTGCGGATGTGTATGCACAGCATCCGGTTGAAGTGATCGCGTCACTACTTCAATGA